From a single Cytophagales bacterium WSM2-2 genomic region:
- a CDS encoding 5'-nucleotidase, translating to MKPILSLVLFLLAFRSFGQDTLQTSVKIYPVLWQQTSAEYRALCYQAFNIATLRLNEIAKEKPKEKLAIITDLDETILDNSYAEAQLIKENKEMNNMEWRKWTAKSLATAVPGAVEFLQLAKKTGVSIFYVSNRDTGDVNNTLIDMKRLQLPDADVSHMLFLSNTSSKEARRQIVAKSYNVIMLLGDNLNDFTTAFEKKPIAERFTETDKVKDEWGRRFIVLPNSNYGEWENALYKYQRNLSKNQKQVFWKELLKGHR from the coding sequence ATGAAGCCAATCTTAAGCCTTGTTTTATTCTTGCTTGCTTTTCGATCTTTTGGGCAGGACACTTTGCAAACTTCTGTTAAAATATATCCGGTGTTGTGGCAACAAACGTCTGCCGAATACAGGGCGCTGTGTTACCAGGCATTCAACATTGCTACGTTACGCCTGAACGAAATAGCTAAAGAAAAACCGAAGGAAAAACTGGCCATAATCACTGACCTGGATGAAACCATCCTGGATAACAGCTATGCGGAAGCACAATTGATCAAGGAGAATAAGGAAATGAATAATATGGAGTGGAGAAAGTGGACGGCAAAATCTTTAGCTACCGCAGTTCCGGGGGCGGTGGAGTTTTTGCAGCTCGCAAAGAAAACAGGTGTTTCTATATTTTATGTCAGCAACCGGGATACCGGTGATGTGAACAATACACTGATCGACATGAAAAGGCTGCAACTGCCCGACGCGGATGTTAGCCACATGCTCTTCTTAAGCAATACGTCATCCAAGGAAGCCAGAAGACAGATTGTAGCCAAAAGTTATAATGTGATTATGTTACTCGGTGACAATCTGAATGACTTCACGACTGCCTTCGAGAAAAAACCTATAGCGGAGCGGTTTACCGAAACAGATAAAGTAAAAGATGAATGGGGCAGGAGGTTTATTGTTCTACCCAACAGTAATTATGGCGAGTGGGAAAACGCGTTGTATAAATACCAGCGCAATCTTTCCAAAAATCAGAAACAGGTTTTTTGGAAAGAGCTGTTGAAAGGGCATCGGTAG
- a CDS encoding aldehyde oxidase, whose amino-acid sequence MKTRALGNNGLNVSALGLGCMGLTFAYGKPTNEAEAIALLQKAYHSGVTFFDTAEAYSQGGNEELLGKALQPYRDKIVIATKFGFKGGNSSNGVDSRPENIRAVTEAALKRLKTEVIDLLYQHRPDPNVPVEDVAGTVKELIREGKVKHFGLSESGAETIRRAHVVQPVAALQSEYSLWWREPEKEILPVLEELGIGFVPFSPLGRGFLTGAINENTKFDSNDFRNNLPRFSEENRKANQTVVDLLKTIATEKNATPAQIALAWLLAQKPWIIPIPGTTKLNRLEENIGAVSIVLTSDDLKKIEVAASKIAVQGGRYPEHLQKMVGK is encoded by the coding sequence ATGAAAACAAGAGCTTTAGGAAATAATGGATTAAATGTGTCAGCGTTGGGTTTAGGCTGTATGGGTTTAACCTTCGCGTATGGGAAGCCTACGAACGAAGCCGAAGCCATTGCGCTTCTGCAAAAAGCATATCACTCGGGTGTTACGTTCTTTGATACGGCTGAAGCTTATAGCCAGGGTGGCAATGAAGAGTTGTTGGGAAAAGCGTTGCAACCCTACCGCGATAAAATAGTAATCGCAACTAAATTCGGTTTCAAAGGCGGCAACTCTTCAAACGGAGTAGACAGCAGGCCTGAAAATATCCGTGCAGTAACGGAAGCAGCATTGAAGCGTTTGAAGACGGAAGTCATCGACTTACTTTACCAGCACCGACCCGACCCGAACGTACCGGTCGAAGATGTGGCGGGCACGGTGAAAGAGCTGATCAGGGAAGGAAAAGTAAAGCACTTCGGGCTCTCAGAGTCTGGTGCAGAAACGATTCGTAGAGCACACGTAGTCCAGCCAGTCGCGGCATTGCAGAGCGAGTACTCGCTATGGTGGCGTGAGCCGGAAAAAGAGATTCTTCCCGTACTGGAAGAACTGGGAATCGGGTTTGTTCCGTTTAGCCCGTTGGGAAGAGGGTTCCTGACAGGAGCTATCAATGAAAACACTAAGTTCGATAGCAATGACTTTAGAAATAATCTTCCCCGCTTTTCAGAAGAGAACAGGAAGGCAAATCAAACGGTAGTGGACTTACTGAAGACAATTGCTACAGAAAAGAATGCAACACCGGCACAAATTGCTTTGGCATGGTTGCTCGCACAAAAGCCTTGGATCATCCCCATTCCGGGAACTACCAAATTGAACCGCTTAGAAGAGAATATCGGGGCAGTGTCCATTGTTCTTACATCTGATGATCTGAAAAAAATAGAAGTTGCAGCCTCTAAAATTGCCGTGCAGGGTGGCAGGTATCCTGAGCATCTGCAGAAGATGGTGGGTAAGTGA
- a CDS encoding cold-shock protein produces the protein MQGTVKFFNVAKGFGFITPSNSGADIFVHTSGLVDEIQENDKVEYEEERGRKGMNAVNVTRIID, from the coding sequence ATGCAAGGAACAGTTAAGTTTTTCAATGTAGCCAAAGGTTTTGGTTTCATTACACCCTCAAACTCAGGCGCTGACATTTTCGTTCACACTTCAGGTCTTGTTGACGAGATCCAGGAGAACGATAAAGTAGAGTACGAAGAAGAAAGAGGCAGAAAAGGAATGAATGCCGTAAATGTTACCCGAATAATCGACTAA
- a CDS encoding lysine transporter LysE encodes MTGIINIETFLLAAMVVITTPGIDTIMVLTRSISKGKKAGLYSSLGVSLGLIFHTCAVTLGLSLVIAKSAIAFSAIKYIGAAYLIYIGLKSLLSKSEQTEITTTEIKINGMGKMFLTALLSDVLNPKIAIFFLAFLPQFIKSSEINNPVPYFLLGLIMFFMTLAWCSFLAIMGSKISTLFNKNKKAEYWLNKTSGIVFILLGLKVALVKK; translated from the coding sequence ATGACAGGTATAATAAACATAGAGACATTCCTGCTGGCTGCGATGGTGGTGATCACTACACCGGGAATTGACACCATCATGGTTTTAACGCGAAGTATTTCAAAAGGCAAAAAGGCAGGACTTTATTCTTCTTTAGGCGTAAGCCTTGGCCTTATTTTTCATACCTGTGCGGTGACTTTGGGGCTTTCCCTGGTTATTGCAAAATCAGCAATTGCTTTTAGCGCGATCAAATATATAGGAGCCGCGTACTTGATCTATATCGGTTTGAAGTCGCTGCTGAGTAAAAGCGAACAAACGGAGATAACGACAACAGAAATAAAAATTAATGGAATGGGAAAGATGTTCCTGACTGCTTTGTTAAGCGATGTTCTGAACCCCAAGATTGCCATATTCTTCCTGGCTTTTTTGCCCCAGTTCATAAAGTCATCGGAAATCAATAACCCTGTTCCTTACTTTTTGCTCGGACTCATTATGTTCTTCATGACACTGGCGTGGTGTTCATTCCTGGCGATCATGGGAAGCAAAATTTCGACACTCTTTAATAAAAACAAGAAAGCCGAATACTGGCTGAATAAAACATCCGGGATCGTTTTCATTCTGCTGGGCTTGAAAGTAGCGTTGGTAAAAAAATAA